The following DNA comes from Leptospirales bacterium.
GGACGAAGCATCAGCGCCAGAGCCGGGCGCGCCAGTTCAGAATCCTCTAAGCGCAGCGCCCAGTCGACGCTGCGCAGGCCGCCCGAAGCGGCCACTGTAAGAAAAACGCCGGCCGTGAGAAGGCGAAGCAAAAGCCCTTCGACGGAATCGGGAACGAACTGAGCAACGATCGCCGCGCCATGGCCGGCAGCGGAGCGCGTGCACAAATCGATCAATAGCGCAACCAGCGTCGAGACAAGGCCCAGTTTCGCGGCGTAGCGAATGAGAACACGCTGCGCCAGGGGACGCGCCATCCAGATCAGAGTATAGCCCAGAGTGCAAGCAAGCGCCAGCGTTACAAAAATCCAGGGCGGCAAGGCAAAACCCTCCCACAGCTGCACAGTAAGCGAAGCTGGCAGTGCGGCGCCCTGGAAAATGGCGCAAAGGATAGCAATGAAGGCAAGGGCCGGCGTGAAGCGCAGCGAGCGCAAGGCCGGCGCCGCCGCAGCGTTGAATTCCATAGCGCCCGCGGCAATGGCGGCAATCCAGATGTAAATCAGGGCTCCAGGACCAACATGCGCAGCGGCAAACCAGCCAGCAATTGCGCCGCCCAGGATTACATCGAAGCTGGCGGCGGCCAGAAATGCCTCCCAGGGGCGCGGCCGATCAACCGTGGCCGCTCGATCGCGCACGCCGGCCAGGGCAAAGAGCGAAGCGCGCAGTGGCGGCAGGAAAGGCAAACGGAAAGCGATGGCCAGATAAAGGGCGCCTGCAATACCAAGCAGGACCAATGCGATTTGCAATAGTTCCGTCATTCTTGCGCTCCTGGGCGAGCGCTTTGCATCGCTTCGCAGCAGGCAAGCGTCAATCAAAAACGTTGCGGCAACGAAGGGCGCAATCGCCAACCGGCGGATTTGTGGCGCGCCTGGCAGGCCCCGTCGTCCTTCTCAGCGCACTGATTTCAGCGTCGCTCTATGCCGAAGCCGAAAGCAGCGCTTCCTATGCGGAATTAGGAGTAGCGGGCGCGCTTGGCTCGCGTCTTCCAGATCGTTTCGATCGCGGCATGACTCATTTTCGTTCCTCGTTGCAGACCAACGTCTACAATGTCGTGGAGGTCGACGGCTGGACGGAACAGGCGACGCCATCCTTTGAGGTCTTTCTACGTTTGTATGGTCTGTTTGGCGAGGCCGATCACAACGCCCTGGGCTTTGCCGCCGGTCAGTATGATGTAAGCGGCATCCAGTTGCGCGAGTATCGCAGCGATTTCGCGCTGACACAGCAAAATTGGCGCTTCACTTTTCCATACTTTATGTTTACATATCATTATGGCGAGGACATCGGTCTGCGGCCGCTGCGCGGCTGGCGCTGGGAGGCCGGCGGAGGGTTTGGGCTGATATTCAATCCGCTCTGGAACTCCGAGGGATACACCGCAGGCGCCGGCGGGTTCTCACAGCTGGGCAGCCGGCAGCGCGGCCGCAGCGGCGTCATGGCGCGCGTTGACCTGGCCCTGCGTCGCTCGCTGGGCGAACATCTTGCCTTGCGTCTTGGACCGCGCTTTGTTTATGCATACATGGGACAATTTCGCTCCAGCAGCGGCGGGACATTCGGCGCGCGCTGGTTCTATCTGCGCAACGGCGGCTTGTTTCTGGCGTCGACGCCGGCGGCGATTGCAGCGCCACGCTTGATCTTTGATGAGAATCTGGGACTGGGCCAGGCGTTGCTGGCAAAGCAAGCGGCCGACGTTTCCTACAGCGCCCTGGAATTGCAAGTATCGCTGGCATTGCGCTTTTGAGGCCGACCGGCGCCGCGCCGATTGCTTCGGCCGGCCCAGCATTTCCGATTTACAGCGCTGCATGAGGGCGCATGCTGCCCGCAGCCCATGAAAGCCTTGCCGAAAGTAATCGGGCTTGCTTTGTTGAGTCTGGCTCTAGCCGGTTGCGGTATGGACGGCTTGTATTCGCCCTCGGTTATTGGCGGCGATGAGGCCTTGGATCGCCTTTCCGACGCCGCCTATGCCGGTTACAGCGCCTGTCTGCAGCGTACAAATCCGAGCTCGATCGCCAGCGCGGACGCGGTGGCTCTGCTTCTGGCGGGCCAGGCAGTTCAGCGCGGCTATCTGAAAGATTTCTATGGAATTGACGAAAGCCGCGGCTACAAGTCGGCGGATGTCGATGACTGCGCCACGCAAACGGTCCAGCTGCTGGCATTGCAAAGCACTTGCGCAATAGCGCCGCCCAAGTGTTATCTGGCGCCAGTGGACCGCTATACCGGCAATTGAAGCCGCCATCGCCAAGAGGACGCATGAATCAAGACAAAGCCATTTCGCTGCCGGTCAAAGAAATCGCCCATCTGAAGGTCATCCTGGCCACCTGGTACTCTTTCCTGCGCGATCAAAGCGACAGTCTGAGCAAAGAGGAATTCACGCGCTACTTGAACACTCCGGTAATCTATGATCTGGAAAACGACGAGATCGAGCTGCTGTTCACCGGAAGTGAAGAGTTGCTGGGTCGTTTTAAAGACCACGTGCTGAAGGGTCAGCCCGCAGGCTGAGACTCGGCTACAAAGCCTGCCGCCAGCGGCCCGCGCGCCGCGAAAAAGCAGTTTCCCCGTCGGCTTGCAGGCGTCCTATGGCATACAGGGTGCGGATCTGGCCGCAGCCCGGCGGGAGAGGGGAATCATGAGCACTATTGAACCGGTCATTCTGGGCGGGTCGCAAACCGATTTTGCGCGCAACTGGAGCAAAGAGGGTAAGACCTTTATGTCGATGATGCGCGAGATCGTCGACGACGGCCTTGGCGCGGTAGGTCTCAGCTACGAAGAGATCAAGCGGCTGAATCAAGACAATCGCATTGCCGTCTTTGTAGGCAACTTCGACATGGAGCAGTACGGCAACCAGGGTCACCTGGGCGGTTTTCTTACTGAAGTGCACCCGGCTTTCTACGGCGTGCCCGGCGCACGTTACGAGGCGGCCTGCGCCTCCGGATCGGTGGCGCTGGATGCAGCTGGCGCTCACATCCGCGCTGGCGACTACGATGTTGCT
Coding sequences within:
- a CDS encoding TIGR04452 family lipoprotein, giving the protein MKALPKVIGLALLSLALAGCGMDGLYSPSVIGGDEALDRLSDAAYAGYSACLQRTNPSSIASADAVALLLAGQAVQRGYLKDFYGIDESRGYKSADVDDCATQTVQLLALQSTCAIAPPKCYLAPVDRYTGN